From the Prosthecodimorpha staleyi genome, one window contains:
- a CDS encoding transaminase — protein sequence MTDPADVACLDPLRLHGVDPVRLATFLAAEQQAYRRAHPHSAELASRASEHWHGGVPLHWMSDWGLPFPLFLKEASGSCLTCVDGHEHADFCLGDTGAMFGHAPEPVRRAVAHQIARGATAMLPSLLVPEVGRLLAERFALPVWQATLTASDANRAVIRWARALTGRSDILIFNGAYHGAVDDVHVRLADGAPIQRPGLVGQVYDMRAHTRVVEFNDLAALEAALADGGVALVLAEPVMTNIGMVLPDEGYHAALRRLTRAAGTLLAIDETHTLSAGPGGYARAHALEPDFLVVGKAIGGGVPAAVYGVTAAVSQGMARVRAEAPGYSGIGTTLSANALAMAAMRAMFEEVMTADAYRHMIATASDLAGRLRAIIAERRLPWCVTAAGARVEFMLAPEPPRTGGAAARIGSAEIEGALRLALINRGVVVTPFHNMLLAAPTTGPEAVDRLCAGLEDALDAIVAP from the coding sequence ATGACCGATCCTGCCGACGTCGCCTGTCTCGACCCCCTCCGCCTTCACGGCGTCGATCCCGTCCGCCTCGCCACCTTCCTCGCGGCGGAGCAGCAGGCCTATCGGCGGGCCCACCCGCACTCCGCCGAGCTCGCCTCCCGTGCGTCCGAACATTGGCACGGCGGCGTGCCGCTGCACTGGATGAGCGACTGGGGCCTGCCCTTCCCGCTCTTCCTCAAGGAGGCCAGCGGCTCCTGCCTGACCTGCGTCGACGGACACGAACATGCGGATTTCTGCCTTGGCGATACCGGCGCCATGTTCGGCCACGCGCCGGAGCCGGTGCGCCGGGCGGTCGCCCACCAGATCGCGCGCGGGGCGACCGCGATGCTGCCCTCGCTCCTGGTTCCCGAGGTCGGGCGGCTGCTCGCCGAGCGCTTCGCCCTGCCGGTCTGGCAGGCGACGCTGACGGCGAGCGACGCCAATCGGGCCGTCATCCGCTGGGCACGCGCGCTGACCGGCCGCAGCGACATCCTGATCTTCAACGGCGCCTATCACGGCGCGGTCGACGACGTGCATGTCCGCCTCGCCGACGGCGCCCCGATCCAACGGCCGGGCCTGGTCGGGCAGGTCTACGACATGCGCGCCCATACCCGTGTGGTCGAGTTCAACGACCTCGCGGCCCTGGAGGCTGCCCTTGCCGACGGCGGCGTCGCCCTGGTTCTCGCCGAACCGGTCATGACCAATATCGGCATGGTACTGCCGGACGAGGGCTATCACGCCGCCCTGCGCCGGCTGACCCGCGCCGCCGGCACCCTGCTCGCCATCGACGAGACGCATACGCTCTCGGCCGGCCCCGGCGGCTATGCCCGCGCCCATGCGCTCGAGCCGGATTTCCTGGTCGTCGGCAAGGCGATCGGCGGCGGCGTGCCGGCGGCGGTCTATGGCGTTACGGCAGCGGTCTCGCAGGGCATGGCGCGGGTGCGCGCCGAGGCGCCCGGCTATTCGGGCATCGGCACGACGCTGTCGGCCAACGCGTTGGCGATGGCGGCCATGCGCGCCATGTTCGAGGAGGTCATGACCGCGGACGCCTACCGGCACATGATCGCGACCGCTTCGGATCTCGCCGGACGCCTGCGCGCGATCATCGCCGAGCGCCGGCTGCCCTGGTGCGTGACCGCGGCCGGCGCCCGGGTCGAATTCATGCTCGCCCCCGAGCCGCCGCGCACCGGCGGCGCGGCGGCCCGGATCGGTTCGGCCGAGATCGAGGGCGCTCTGCGCCTCGCGCTGATCAATCGCGGCGTGGTCGTCACCCCGTTCCACAACATGCTGCTCGCCGCCCCGACCACCGGCCCCGAAGCGGTCGATCGCCTGTGCGCCGGCCTGGAAGACGCGCTGGACGCGATCGTCGCGCCCTGA
- a CDS encoding flagellar hook-length control protein FliK → MVIDVLSGRAVGVPRETAPGDFTAPRGGLVLDARILDITDKGMVRLSTRLGELDIPLSALMGAAEGVEPGRLVALAIEPGEGGGLVARLAVKAADDAAPSAAADAPASDPAASDPAAVRRQVVGEAVMAAAARQAGMARLFADATALAAAAPDRVPDAVRAAVADLLGRRLDLDRAPDARRLARAVLGSGVFHEATAAGTGPAARAGLAAGDDLKASLLRLRTALGAWLGPSATAGGGSSPAAAPAAGPAPDARGLQSGLSGAAAGATSALPGAPSLADQPVSGAGLAAGVLPAGPGSIAAPTLPTGGASAQAGGMAVARPTAEAGPDAGPSVRSAPANGRPSGPSGAGYAPSAALLSRLPAASGQDQLLTGAMPETTAGLRAPAGSPPGAAGAGPGPGPETADPDATPPTGLWGPDAAGSAAAAAGRPGRGPGGVAAGPEPASSAGLPAPDDVGPAASDRLSGSAPTPSSALAGADLLAAALAGSVAGTGSEAGGAHEADAVARLLRTLVQRAAAAGEAPGGLPPGEAPEADLAARQLMAAQALRAAGSGAAPVAGDPDGSPSPPPRRGGAIQGEAPATGQGPGAGDPVGQGRVVRQETEAALARLMLSQYASLGSEAEAAGRSAAQDRAQPPQWTFELPILTRGETGIAQFRIERDERGRSGRDGKLAAPVWRVRFAFDLEPFGAIHALLSLQGEHLSVGLWTERVEAAAQLGAEVGLLRDALEAARLTVDEIHLAEGRPPVADGRAATHFVDRSA, encoded by the coding sequence ATGGTCATCGACGTGCTTTCCGGCAGAGCGGTCGGCGTACCGCGCGAGACTGCCCCGGGCGATTTCACCGCGCCGCGGGGCGGGCTGGTGCTCGATGCCCGCATCCTGGACATCACCGACAAGGGCATGGTGCGCCTGTCGACCCGCCTCGGGGAACTGGACATCCCGCTGTCCGCGCTGATGGGCGCAGCCGAGGGCGTCGAGCCCGGCCGGCTGGTGGCGCTGGCGATCGAGCCGGGCGAAGGCGGCGGGCTCGTCGCGCGCCTGGCGGTCAAGGCAGCCGACGATGCCGCGCCGTCGGCTGCGGCCGATGCGCCCGCCTCCGATCCGGCCGCCTCCGATCCGGCCGCGGTCCGTCGGCAGGTGGTCGGCGAGGCCGTCATGGCGGCTGCGGCCCGGCAGGCCGGCATGGCGCGGCTCTTCGCGGACGCGACGGCGCTGGCGGCGGCGGCGCCCGACCGGGTCCCCGATGCCGTGCGCGCGGCCGTCGCCGACCTTCTCGGCCGGCGGCTCGATCTCGACCGGGCGCCGGACGCGCGCCGCCTGGCGCGCGCGGTACTCGGCTCCGGCGTCTTCCACGAGGCAACCGCCGCAGGAACTGGCCCTGCCGCCCGGGCCGGCCTCGCAGCGGGCGACGACCTCAAGGCGTCGCTCCTGCGCCTGCGCACGGCGCTCGGCGCCTGGCTCGGACCGTCCGCGACGGCCGGCGGCGGCAGTTCGCCGGCGGCGGCCCCGGCTGCCGGGCCCGCGCCCGACGCGCGCGGACTTCAGTCTGGTCTTTCGGGTGCCGCCGCCGGCGCGACCAGTGCTCTTCCGGGCGCCCCATCCCTTGCCGATCAGCCGGTGTCCGGCGCCGGTCTAGCGGCTGGTGTTCTGCCGGCCGGACCCGGTTCGATCGCGGCGCCGACCCTGCCGACGGGCGGCGCGTCGGCACAGGCCGGCGGCATGGCCGTGGCGCGGCCGACGGCCGAGGCCGGTCCGGACGCCGGCCCGTCGGTGCGAAGCGCGCCGGCGAACGGGCGGCCGAGCGGACCGTCGGGCGCCGGCTACGCACCCTCGGCGGCGCTTCTGTCGCGGCTTCCGGCGGCAAGCGGACAGGATCAGCTTCTGACCGGTGCCATGCCGGAGACCACGGCGGGGTTGAGGGCGCCCGCAGGTTCGCCGCCCGGCGCGGCCGGAGCCGGCCCCGGCCCCGGCCCTGAAACTGCCGACCCGGACGCCACGCCGCCGACGGGTCTGTGGGGACCGGATGCGGCCGGATCGGCCGCCGCCGCCGCCGGTCGGCCCGGCCGGGGGCCCGGCGGAGTGGCCGCCGGACCCGAGCCGGCATCGTCCGCGGGGCTGCCGGCACCCGATGACGTCGGGCCTGCGGCGTCGGATCGCCTGTCCGGGAGCGCGCCGACGCCGTCGTCCGCATTGGCGGGTGCCGATCTGCTGGCCGCCGCGCTCGCCGGCAGTGTCGCCGGCACGGGGTCCGAGGCCGGTGGCGCCCATGAGGCCGACGCCGTGGCGCGTCTGTTGCGCACGCTCGTGCAACGCGCCGCTGCGGCGGGCGAGGCCCCGGGCGGACTGCCGCCCGGCGAGGCGCCCGAAGCCGATCTTGCGGCGCGCCAGTTGATGGCCGCGCAGGCCCTGCGCGCGGCCGGCTCCGGCGCCGCACCGGTGGCCGGCGATCCGGACGGGTCGCCGAGCCCGCCGCCGCGGCGCGGGGGCGCGATTCAGGGTGAGGCGCCGGCCACGGGCCAGGGACCCGGCGCGGGCGATCCAGTCGGGCAGGGGCGGGTGGTGCGCCAGGAGACGGAGGCGGCGCTCGCGCGGCTGATGCTCAGCCAATATGCCTCGCTCGGGTCCGAGGCCGAGGCGGCGGGACGTTCGGCCGCGCAGGACCGGGCGCAGCCGCCGCAATGGACCTTCGAACTACCGATCCTGACGCGCGGCGAGACCGGCATCGCGCAATTCCGCATCGAGCGCGACGAGCGCGGCCGCTCCGGCCGGGACGGCAAGCTGGCCGCGCCGGTCTGGCGGGTGCGCTTCGCCTTCGATCTGGAACCCTTCGGGGCGATCCACGCCCTCCTGTCCCTGCAGGGCGAACACCTGTCGGTCGGCCTTTGGACCGAGCGGGTCGAGGCCGCCGCGCAACTCGGCGCCGAGGTCGGCCTGCTGCGCGACGCGCTGGAGGCGGCGCGGCTGACGGTCGACGAGATCCATCTGGCCGAGGGGCGGCCGCCGGTCGCGGACGGACGCGCGGCGACCCATTTTGTGGACCGCAGCGCATGA